From one Thalassospira lucentensis genomic stretch:
- a CDS encoding glycine cleavage T C-terminal barrel domain-containing protein: MGATAARALGKTATVKTLSVADDRPGSGASHTELPTDLDAGKARAFVDYQNDVTAKDLRLAVREGMRSIEHVKRYTTNGMATDQGKMSNINGLNIAADALGKKQPEVGLTTFRPPYTPTTFGAFVGYHKGDHFEVTRKTPIDSWAEENGAVFEPVSLWRRAWYFPKDGEDMDAAVRRECRETRKSLGMFDASTLGKIEVVGPDAVEFMNRMYTNPWTKLAPGRTRYGLLLGDDGYIRDDGVIGRLTDDRFHITTTTGGAARVLNMMEDYLQTEWPDLKVWLTSTTEQWATIALNGPNARNLLAPFVEGLDISDEAFPHMSIAECSVAGFPARLFRVSFTGELGFEVNVPARHGRALWETLFAAGQKYDICPYGTETMHVLRAEKGFIIVGQDTDGTVTPYDAGAGWAVGKNKPDFVGMRALNRPDLTAEGRKQLVGLLTDDGTSKLEEGAQIVLDPNQPIPMKMVGHVTSSYHSDAAGRPIALALIEGGHGKTGETVYIPMPDRTIRATITGTVFYDPENARLKL; encoded by the coding sequence ATGGGCGCTACGGCGGCCAGGGCGCTTGGCAAAACCGCCACGGTCAAAACGCTTTCGGTTGCCGATGATCGCCCCGGTTCGGGTGCCAGCCACACCGAACTTCCGACCGACCTTGATGCTGGCAAGGCCCGCGCCTTTGTCGATTATCAGAACGATGTGACGGCCAAGGATCTGCGCCTTGCCGTGCGCGAAGGCATGCGCTCGATCGAGCATGTCAAACGCTACACCACCAATGGCATGGCAACCGATCAGGGCAAGATGTCAAACATCAACGGCCTGAACATTGCCGCCGATGCGCTTGGCAAGAAACAGCCCGAAGTCGGCCTGACCACCTTCCGCCCGCCCTATACCCCGACGACCTTCGGGGCGTTTGTCGGCTATCACAAGGGTGATCATTTCGAGGTCACCCGCAAAACCCCCATCGATAGCTGGGCCGAGGAAAACGGCGCCGTGTTCGAACCGGTCAGCCTGTGGCGTCGTGCATGGTATTTTCCCAAGGACGGCGAGGATATGGACGCCGCCGTGCGTCGCGAATGCCGCGAAACGCGCAAATCGCTTGGCATGTTTGACGCATCAACCCTTGGCAAGATCGAGGTGGTCGGCCCCGATGCGGTTGAATTCATGAACCGCATGTATACCAACCCCTGGACCAAACTTGCCCCCGGTCGCACCCGTTATGGCCTTTTGCTTGGCGATGATGGTTATATCCGCGATGACGGCGTGATTGGCCGTCTGACCGATGACCGTTTCCACATCACCACCACCACCGGTGGGGCGGCGCGCGTCCTGAACATGATGGAAGATTACCTTCAGACGGAATGGCCGGATCTGAAAGTCTGGCTGACCTCGACCACCGAACAATGGGCGACAATTGCGCTGAACGGTCCGAATGCGCGCAATCTTCTGGCCCCGTTTGTCGAGGGGCTCGATATTTCCGACGAAGCCTTCCCGCATATGTCGATTGCCGAATGCTCGGTTGCCGGTTTCCCGGCCCGCCTGTTCCGGGTCAGCTTCACGGGCGAACTTGGCTTTGAGGTCAATGTCCCTGCCCGCCATGGCCGGGCCCTTTGGGAAACGCTGTTCGCGGCGGGTCAGAAATACGATATCTGCCCCTATGGCACCGAAACCATGCATGTCCTGCGTGCCGAAAAGGGCTTCATCATTGTCGGTCAGGATACCGACGGGACGGTGACGCCTTATGACGCGGGTGCCGGATGGGCCGTTGGCAAAAACAAGCCCGACTTTGTCGGGATGCGGGCCCTTAACCGCCCGGACCTGACGGCAGAAGGCCGCAAGCAACTGGTCGGGCTTCTGACCGATGATGGCACGTCCAAACTTGAAGAAGGCGCGCAGATTGTCCTTGATCCGAACCAGCCGATCCCGATGAAGATGGTCGGCCACGTGACATCGTCCTATCACAGCGACGCGGCAGGTCGCCCGATTGCCCTTGCCCTGATCGAAGGCGGCCACGGCAAGACCGGCGAAACGGTTTATATCCCGATGCCGGACCGGACGATCAGGGCCACCATCACCGGCACGGTCTTTTACGACCCCGAAAATGCGCGTCTCAAACTTTAA
- a CDS encoding sarcosine oxidase subunit gamma has product MTAHIDLSKAGILAESSAVRVALLPPVARFSLRAATPEQKALSKALGITLPAKIGQCGRKGDIEIICLGPDEWTIIAPEDQAGMITDACAAIYAKTPHSLTEISDREVTLQITGPKASDLITIGCPRDLDQLPTGEARRTVFDGVSAVLWRDGDQDYRLDLWRSFAPHVIALLETGCAELAGE; this is encoded by the coding sequence ATGACTGCACATATCGACCTGTCCAAAGCCGGGATACTGGCCGAAAGCTCCGCCGTGCGTGTAGCACTTCTGCCCCCTGTCGCCCGCTTTTCCCTTCGGGCCGCAACGCCGGAACAAAAAGCCCTGTCAAAGGCGCTTGGCATAACCCTCCCGGCCAAAATCGGTCAGTGCGGGCGCAAAGGGGATATTGAAATCATATGCCTTGGCCCGGACGAATGGACGATCATCGCCCCCGAAGATCAGGCAGGAATGATCACCGATGCCTGTGCGGCGATCTATGCCAAAACCCCGCACAGCCTGACGGAAATTTCCGACCGCGAAGTCACCCTGCAAATCACCGGCCCAAAGGCCAGCGACCTTATCACCATCGGATGCCCGCGCGACCTTGATCAGCTACCAACCGGCGAAGCACGCCGCACGGTTTTTGATGGTGTGTCGGCGGTGCTTTGGCGGGATGGCGATCAGGATTACCGCCTCGATCTGTGGCGCTCCTTCGCCCCGCACGTCATCGCCCTTCTGGAAACGGGTTGCGCTGAACTGGCGGGCGAATAG
- a CDS encoding HlyD family efflux transporter periplasmic adaptor subunit — MAIASQDQAKDMVVPPLREDLRLLPAGTDEYGAPCWTIHDPVRNRYFRIGYAAFEMLRRWPLRQGQAIIDRICRDTVLTIDEASLSGLIKFLHGNGLLQRDSSETVAEFSRIANAGKPPFWKWAIHNYLFVRVPLVHPDSFLRRTQAIADVIASRPVQLGGLFLGIIGIFLTLRQWDLFVSTFMGFANWQGVVWMAITLTLAKILHEFGHAYSAARYGCRVPSMGVAFLVMYPVLYTDTSDAWRIISKEKRLRIAAAGIRVELALALLATFFWHIVPPGPLQSAVFLLATTTWITTLLINLSPFMRFDGYYLLSDFLGIANLQNRSFAMAKWTIREMLFRFGHPAPEPMPRKKRRMLTVFAISVWIYRFFLFLGIALVVYHLFFKVLGIILFVVEIAWFIVIPVFSEMKHWWKDRHLAKATPSLIVTGLLLLVLAVLTFVPWQSRVSADAVLQAGNDAEIISTVAGQIAEITVKKGDRVRAGDTIAILSAPELDAEHRIRELELAEARILLAQTEASRDDLGDYATRLQEMRRLAARIVALEARQDLLTLRAPIDGFVRELTEDLRVGDWIAPRTPIARIVGASERSAWEVVAYVSQRDIARIGNGPSAKFYPEQVTQPVLEIGIGTVERFNSTYIEAPALAAVHGGTIAATVDREGRYTPHDPVFKVEGVVATGKENTPVEAGFSMMQRGTLQIDAEPMSWARRLYEAVVAGLIREASF, encoded by the coding sequence ATGGCAATCGCATCGCAGGATCAGGCAAAGGATATGGTCGTACCGCCGCTTCGCGAAGACCTGCGACTTCTGCCTGCCGGAACCGATGAATATGGCGCGCCGTGCTGGACGATCCATGACCCGGTACGCAACCGCTATTTCAGGATCGGCTATGCCGCGTTTGAAATGCTGCGCCGGTGGCCGTTGCGGCAGGGGCAGGCGATCATTGACCGGATCTGCCGCGATACGGTTCTGACAATTGACGAAGCATCGCTGAGCGGACTGATAAAGTTCCTGCATGGCAATGGCCTGTTGCAGCGTGACAGCAGCGAGACCGTGGCCGAGTTTTCGCGCATTGCCAATGCCGGCAAGCCGCCCTTCTGGAAATGGGCGATCCACAATTACCTTTTTGTTCGTGTCCCGCTGGTTCATCCGGACAGTTTCCTGCGCAGAACCCAGGCCATTGCCGATGTGATTGCATCGCGACCTGTTCAGTTGGGGGGGCTGTTTCTGGGCATCATCGGCATTTTCCTGACATTGCGCCAATGGGACCTGTTTGTGTCGACATTCATGGGCTTTGCCAACTGGCAGGGTGTGGTGTGGATGGCCATCACCCTGACCCTGGCCAAAATCCTTCATGAATTCGGGCATGCCTATAGTGCGGCGCGCTATGGCTGCCGGGTTCCGTCGATGGGGGTTGCGTTTCTGGTGATGTATCCGGTGCTTTATACCGATACATCCGATGCGTGGCGGATTATCAGCAAGGAAAAAAGGCTGCGCATTGCGGCGGCGGGTATCCGGGTCGAGCTGGCGCTGGCGCTGCTGGCGACTTTTTTCTGGCATATTGTGCCGCCGGGACCCTTGCAAAGTGCGGTGTTCCTGCTGGCGACGACGACCTGGATCACAACGCTTCTGATCAATCTCAGCCCTTTCATGCGGTTTGACGGTTATTATCTGCTGTCGGATTTTCTGGGTATTGCCAATCTGCAAAACCGGTCCTTTGCGATGGCCAAATGGACGATCCGCGAAATGCTTTTCCGGTTCGGGCATCCGGCCCCGGAACCGATGCCGCGAAAAAAGCGGCGGATGCTGACGGTTTTTGCGATTTCGGTGTGGATTTATCGCTTCTTTCTGTTTCTTGGCATCGCGCTTGTCGTTTACCACCTGTTTTTCAAGGTTCTCGGCATTATCCTTTTTGTCGTCGAAATCGCGTGGTTCATCGTCATTCCGGTTTTCAGCGAAATGAAACACTGGTGGAAAGATCGCCATTTGGCAAAAGCAACACCGTCTCTGATCGTGACCGGATTGCTATTATTGGTGCTGGCGGTTCTGACATTCGTGCCCTGGCAATCACGTGTTTCCGCAGATGCGGTGCTTCAGGCCGGCAATGATGCGGAAATCATCAGCACGGTTGCAGGCCAGATTGCCGAAATCACGGTCAAAAAAGGGGACCGGGTCCGTGCCGGGGATACGATTGCCATCCTGAGCGCGCCGGAACTTGATGCCGAACACCGTATCCGGGAACTGGAACTTGCCGAGGCGCGGATATTGCTGGCGCAAACCGAGGCCAGCCGGGATGATCTTGGCGACTATGCCACCCGTCTTCAGGAAATGCGCCGTCTGGCCGCCCGGATCGTTGCACTGGAAGCCCGCCAGGATCTTTTGACCCTGCGGGCACCGATTGACGGCTTTGTTCGTGAATTGACCGAGGATCTCCGGGTTGGCGACTGGATCGCACCGCGCACCCCGATTGCGCGGATTGTCGGTGCCAGCGAACGTTCGGCATGGGAAGTCGTCGCCTATGTATCCCAGCGCGATATCGCCCGGATTGGAAACGGGCCTTCGGCAAAGTTCTATCCCGAACAGGTTACGCAACCCGTTCTGGAAATCGGGATCGGAACGGTCGAGCGGTTTAACAGCACTTATATCGAGGCACCTGCACTTGCCGCGGTCCATGGCGGAACAATCGCCGCGACGGTTGACAGGGAGGGCCGCTATACACCGCATGACCCGGTCTTCAAGGTGGAGGGGGTCGTTGCAACGGGCAAGGAAAACACCCCGGTTGAGGCGGGCTTTTCCATGATGCAGCGCGGTACGTTACAGATTGACGCAGAACCCATGAGCTGGGCACGCCGCCTTTACGAGGCGGTCGTTGCAGGCCTTATTAGAGAGGCGAGTTTCTGA